The Spirosoma sp. SC4-14 DNA window TTAGCAATGCATCCCGAGGTCATAACGACTACCGATTACGCATTAAACTAAGCTCCGATGCCTTACCAAACTGGAAGCGCGATCGCACTCCCTTTTATTTGGGAGTTTCGCCCGATAAAATTGAATTACAACGAGCTATTCAGGATCTGGCAAAACAGCTCCAGCACTTCCCCATCCGGGAATAAGTATTCGGGTTATGATTGCTCCGCAGTTGTAAGGTGCCAACAGACGGAGCAATCATAAACCTGAAAGCTTACTTCCTCAATTCAGCTAAAAACACGTTAAACTCCTGCTCCAGAGCCTGCAACGCATCGGCCAAACCACTGGTATCATTTACTTTGAGTTTACCCTCGGCAGTTCGTGAAATATCGGCCACACGCGCTATACCAATGGTTCCGGCACTGCCTTTCAAGGTGTGCAGATTGCTTTTCACCGTCGGAATATCGCCCAGCGCATACGCATCGACCGCTCCTTTGACCAGATCGGTTGCTTCGACAACGAACTCCTCCATAATACTATCGACCAGTTCCTGACCGCCAATGTCGCGAAGTTGCACTACAATTTCGTCGTCAATTATGGGCAGAGACGGCTCGGTCATAATAACCACTGGCGCCGGTAATTTGGGCACTGTATCCTGCTTTTTTGCCCGATTGGCATCCGCAATTTCTTTTACTTTGGCAATCAGGCTTTGTGCCCGAATGGGTTTGGCAATATAATCGTCCAGCCCCTGACTGATAAATCGTTCCCGATCTTCGCGCATGGAGTAGGCTGTCATGGCAACAACTGTTGGGAGCGTGTTACCAAATTTTTCGCGCAGATGGCGGGTCGTTTCCACGCCATCCATGTCGGGCATCTGAATGTCCATAAAAATGACATCAAAGCCGGTGAATTCGCCTTTCGCTTTTTGCTCACTGGCTTTTTCCACTTCACCAATGGCAGCCGGTCCACTATCGGCAGTGGTTACAACACAACCTGCCTTACGCAGAATTTCGCTGGCTACCTTACGGTTTACGGCATTATCGTCGACAAGTAATACCGTAGGGTGATAATCGCTGAAGAAATTCGCCAGAACAATTTCGGCTACTTCGGTCGTTTGGGTAGTGGGACTAATGGCTGTTTCTTTCAGCTCGATCGTAAACCAGAAGGTACTACCCGATCCAACAACCGATTCTACTCCCACTTCGCCCTTCATCAGGTGCGCCAGTTCTTTCGAAATAGCCAGCCCTAGCCCGGTTCCACCAAACGACTTCCGCGACGATGTATCGACCTGGCTGAATGAGTTAAAGAGCAGATTAATATTTTCCGGCGAAATACCAATGCCCGAATCACGTACTTCAATGCGCATTCGGTTAAATTTACCCCGTTTGCTGAGTAGCGAAGCTTCGACATGAACGGTACCGTTCTCGGTAAATTTGATCGCATTCGAGGTAAGGTTCGACAGAATCTGGAGCAGACGCGTCTGGTCGGCAATCACAAACGTGGGCAAATCGGGACCGATGTGGTAGGTAAGCTGGTTATTCTTGGAGTTGGCCTGCTGCCCAAACAAGGCGATAAGCTTCTCAAATATCTCCTTAAATGCCACTGGCGACTCGTGGAGCGCCATTTTGCCAGCCTCAATTTTCGAAAGATCAAGAATATCGTTCAAAATATTGAGCAGCGTTTCCGACGAGCGCTTAATTGTTTTGACGTAGCTGCGCTGTTCTTCGTCCAGGCTGGTGTCGTTCAGCAGATCGATCATACCGATTACCCCGTTCATGGGTGTTCGGATCTCGTGGCTCATATTGGCCAGAAAACGCTCTTTCACTTTCAGCGACCGTTCGGCCTCGTCGCGGGCTTTTACCAACTCAGCGGCCTGCCGTTTCAGTTCGGTAATATCGCGGGCCAGCACAGCTACCACCGAGTAGTCGCCCTGCTCGTCTTTCAATAACAGCATGTTGAACATAAACTGCCGCTCGGTGCCGTCTTTCCGGCGCATACTCACCTCAAAGTTGCGCAGGCTATGCGTCCGGCCCAGCTTAAACATAGCCCGGTGAATTACACTCTTGTCGATAATAAACTGCATGGCATCCTGGCCCAGCACTTCGTCGGGTGTGTAGCCCATGCGTTTATACACCGACGGACTCACCATGGTGATTCGGCCTTTCCGATCTACACGCACGTAGATGTCCTGTAGGTTTTCGAATATTCCCCGGAATTTCTCTTCGCTCTGCTGGGTAGCCAGTTCGGCACGTTTCCGATTGGTGATGTCGCGGGCAATTCCAGACACTTCTTCGATGACCCCACCAGCCAGCAAAATCGGGTTAAGGTGAAATTCGAGATAGGTTTCGCCCCGTGCCGTTTCGAAATGCATTTCAAAGTTTTGCGGAAAGCCCCGGAAAGCCTGGCGGTATTTTTCTTCCAGCAGTTTCCGGTTTTCTTCGCCAATCATCCGCCAGCCAAGCTTTGGCGCACTGGCCTGCAGGGTCGGACTCATGTCTAACTGATACTCGATCAGGCGCGTATAATTTTTATTGAACGACGTAAGCTGTAATGCTTTGTTGACCGACCAGATCAGATAGGTACTGCTATCGAAAATTGCATTAAGCCGGGCATTCTGTTTATCGAGAGCAGCCTCCGATTGCTTCCGTGCAATGGCCAGTGCTACCTGTCCCGAAATAAATTCGAGCAGTTCCAGATCGCGCGGTCTGTATGTTTGCGGATCGTCGTATGATTTTACGCCAATAATTCCCGTAATCTCGTCGCCAATCCGAAGCGGGGCAGTCAGCATAACCTGCGGCTGCAACTGACCATACAGATCTATTTTATGCTCATCGGCCAGATGCCGGATGTCTTTCTCATATAAAAACAGCGGCTTATTGGCCCGAATGGTATATTCAGTTAGCCCATTTCCCAACTTACGTTTGGTAAACCGCATATTGCCCCCAAAATATTCATCGACATAGTAGGGAAACGACAGATACGTTTTGCTGGAATCGTAGAGCGCAATGAAGAAATTACGGGCATCGATAATATTGCCCAACTCCTCATGAATTTTCTGATAAAACTCATCCAGATTGGGTGTGTTGATGGTCCAGTTGGCAATGCTATAATAAAGTTTCTGCGATTTTTCGGCACGGATTCGCCCGGTTGTGTCGTGCAGAATACAGCGAAAAGCCGTTGGCCGACCGTTGTCGAAACGGCAGTTTACGCTTCCCGACAGAAAAATGGTTTTGCCCGCTTTACTCCGAAAAACGGTTTCGACATAGGGGAGTCGATCGCCCTCCTGAATGCGTTGTAGCATTGCCAGCGTGCTGTCGGCATAGTCAGGATGA harbors:
- a CDS encoding PAS domain S-box protein; the protein is MHWSAKTKDELVAELERLQQERDGATLTDPGANADVRQTLDQLNMIGVTVERDGTLSYVNPYTYRVTAWQPSDIVGGNFFDIFIPAADRARLEMEFDEAIQKRTTPEQKEISLLARSGAVRNVRLNSFILNPPEEGTDRGEVSSFTLIGEDVTNKRRVASALSNTNAQLQDLVDNTSDLIQLLTLDGKFIFVNRAWREILGYGSDEIAALNLRDILHPDYADSTLAMLQRIQEGDRLPYVETVFRSKAGKTIFLSGSVNCRFDNGRPTAFRCILHDTTGRIRAEKSQKLYYSIANWTINTPNLDEFYQKIHEELGNIIDARNFFIALYDSSKTYLSFPYYVDEYFGGNMRFTKRKLGNGLTEYTIRANKPLFLYEKDIRHLADEHKIDLYGQLQPQVMLTAPLRIGDEITGIIGVKSYDDPQTYRPRDLELLEFISGQVALAIARKQSEAALDKQNARLNAIFDSSTYLIWSVNKALQLTSFNKNYTRLIEYQLDMSPTLQASAPKLGWRMIGEENRKLLEEKYRQAFRGFPQNFEMHFETARGETYLEFHLNPILLAGGVIEEVSGIARDITNRKRAELATQQSEEKFRGIFENLQDIYVRVDRKGRITMVSPSVYKRMGYTPDEVLGQDAMQFIIDKSVIHRAMFKLGRTHSLRNFEVSMRRKDGTERQFMFNMLLLKDEQGDYSVVAVLARDITELKRQAAELVKARDEAERSLKVKERFLANMSHEIRTPMNGVIGMIDLLNDTSLDEEQRSYVKTIKRSSETLLNILNDILDLSKIEAGKMALHESPVAFKEIFEKLIALFGQQANSKNNQLTYHIGPDLPTFVIADQTRLLQILSNLTSNAIKFTENGTVHVEASLLSKRGKFNRMRIEVRDSGIGISPENINLLFNSFSQVDTSSRKSFGGTGLGLAISKELAHLMKGEVGVESVVGSGSTFWFTIELKETAISPTTQTTEVAEIVLANFFSDYHPTVLLVDDNAVNRKVASEILRKAGCVVTTADSGPAAIGEVEKASEQKAKGEFTGFDVIFMDIQMPDMDGVETTRHLREKFGNTLPTVVAMTAYSMREDRERFISQGLDDYIAKPIRAQSLIAKVKEIADANRAKKQDTVPKLPAPVVIMTEPSLPIIDDEIVVQLRDIGGQELVDSIMEEFVVEATDLVKGAVDAYALGDIPTVKSNLHTLKGSAGTIGIARVADISRTAEGKLKVNDTSGLADALQALEQEFNVFLAELRK